One Bacteroidota bacterium genomic window carries:
- a CDS encoding aminotransferase class V-fold PLP-dependent enzyme — MLEEYFSTFRNQVVGIDARYTTPYGEKKIVYADWTASGRLYAPIEQRLLQDIGPFIGNTHTGTTVTGKRMTDAYHFALQYIKKHVNAGPDDVIISSNSGMTGVVNKLQRMLGLRIHERYQRMLHIKPEDRPLILVTHMEHHSNQTSWIETLGDVVVIPSDREGLVDLDALHKILHRYYRRRTKIAAVTSYSNVTGVATPYYQIAEIMHQHQGLCFVDFAASAPYIDIDMHPENPGQKLDAIFFSPHKMLGGPGGTGILVFDRSLYKNKVPDCPGGGTVEWTNPWGDHQYVDDIEQREDGGTPAFLQTIKVALAIRLKEQMGVENIRRREKEINEMVWGALTGIPNLHILAENIRDRLSIFSFYIDKVHYNFVVKYLNDKYGIQTRGGCSCAGTYGHFLLHVDIDTSKAITSQISHGDLSLKPGWVRVSFHPVMTNAEISYILEAIKEVAEQACTLMKDYFYDATKNEYFHKSEKFDDNQINSWFSNV; from the coding sequence ATGCTAGAAGAATACTTTTCAACTTTCAGAAACCAGGTGGTTGGCATCGATGCCAGGTATACCACCCCTTATGGCGAAAAAAAGATTGTGTATGCCGACTGGACAGCCAGCGGACGATTGTATGCACCCATTGAACAGCGACTGCTGCAGGATATTGGGCCCTTTATTGGGAATACGCATACCGGCACTACGGTAACTGGCAAGCGTATGACCGATGCGTATCATTTTGCACTGCAGTACATCAAAAAACATGTCAATGCTGGCCCCGATGACGTAATTATTTCGTCTAACTCGGGTATGACCGGCGTAGTGAATAAACTCCAGCGCATGCTTGGACTTCGCATCCATGAGCGATACCAACGTATGTTACACATCAAGCCCGAAGACAGGCCCCTGATATTGGTGACCCACATGGAGCACCATTCGAACCAAACCTCGTGGATTGAAACACTTGGCGATGTGGTGGTGATACCTTCAGACCGCGAAGGTTTGGTAGACCTCGACGCGCTGCATAAAATTTTGCACCGTTATTACCGCAGGCGAACCAAGATAGCCGCTGTAACATCCTATTCCAATGTAACCGGGGTGGCAACCCCATATTACCAGATAGCCGAAATAATGCACCAGCATCAGGGTCTGTGCTTTGTCGATTTTGCTGCTTCGGCTCCCTACATCGATATCGACATGCATCCTGAAAATCCAGGACAGAAACTCGATGCCATTTTCTTTTCGCCTCATAAAATGTTAGGTGGTCCGGGTGGAACAGGTATTTTAGTGTTCGACCGTAGTTTGTACAAAAACAAAGTGCCCGATTGTCCGGGAGGTGGTACCGTAGAGTGGACTAACCCCTGGGGCGATCACCAGTATGTGGATGATATCGAACAGCGAGAAGATGGAGGAACTCCTGCCTTTTTACAAACCATTAAAGTAGCCCTGGCTATTCGCCTGAAAGAACAAATGGGCGTAGAGAATATACGCCGCAGAGAAAAAGAAATCAACGAGATGGTTTGGGGAGCCTTGACGGGTATACCAAATCTGCATATTCTGGCCGAAAATATCAGGGATAGGCTCAGTATTTTTTCTTTTTACATCGACAAAGTGCACTACAATTTTGTAGTCAAGTACCTGAACGATAAGTATGGCATTCAAACCCGCGGCGGTTGTTCGTGCGCCGGAACCTATGGACATTTTCTGCTGCATGTAGATATCGATACCTCGAAAGCAATTACTTCCCAAATCAGTCACGGCGATTTGTCGCTTAAACCTGGCTGGGTAAGGGTATCATTCCATCCGGTAATGACCAATGCCGAAATTAGTTATATTCTTGAAGCCATCAAGGAAGTGGCAGAACAGGCTTGCACTCTGATGAAGGATTATTTTTACGATGCTACCAAAAACGAGTACTTTCATAAGTCGGAGAAATTCGATGACAATCAAATAAACAGCTGGTTTAGCAATGTTTAA
- a CDS encoding 16S rRNA (uracil(1498)-N(3))-methyltransferase, translating into MQLFYTPGTIGETYKLSEEESKHCIRVLRMQAGNTVYLTQGGGELCKAELADANPRGCMLRVVERFADYNKRNYSLHVAMAPTKNIDRFEWFLEKATEIGIDEITPLICSRSERKTINADRLERVIVAAMKQSIKAYKPLLHPQVSFDTFVKSRNQLSKKYIAHCQEGFKQNFRKLLVPNSESLVLIGPEGDFSPEEAGFATAAGYVPVSLGQERLRTETAGVFVCSAFSLIHQ; encoded by the coding sequence ATGCAACTTTTTTATACCCCCGGAACAATTGGCGAAACCTACAAGCTAAGCGAAGAAGAATCGAAGCATTGTATTCGGGTTTTGCGCATGCAAGCAGGCAATACTGTTTACCTTACCCAAGGTGGCGGTGAATTATGCAAAGCAGAGTTGGCCGATGCCAATCCCCGTGGATGTATGCTCAGGGTAGTGGAAAGGTTTGCAGATTATAACAAACGTAACTACAGCTTGCATGTAGCCATGGCACCTACTAAAAACATCGATCGTTTTGAGTGGTTTCTCGAAAAGGCTACCGAAATAGGTATCGACGAAATTACACCCTTGATTTGCTCCCGTAGCGAACGGAAAACAATCAATGCCGACAGGTTGGAAAGAGTGATTGTTGCTGCCATGAAGCAGTCCATTAAGGCCTATAAACCTCTCCTTCACCCTCAGGTATCATTTGATACTTTTGTGAAAAGCCGGAATCAACTCTCGAAAAAATACATTGCCCATTGCCAGGAGGGTTTTAAACAAAATTTCAGGAAGTTACTGGTTCCCAATTCCGAATCGCTGGTGCTGATTGGTCCCGAAGGCGATTTTTCGCCCGAAGAGGCTGGTTTTGCCACGGCAGCAGGTTATGTTCCTGTAAGTCTCGGGCAGGAAAGGTTGCGTACCGAAACGGCAGGGGTTTTTGTTTGTTCGGCTTTTAGTCTTATTCATCAATAA
- a CDS encoding metallophosphoesterase family protein, with protein sequence MKRIGILSDTHGHLDEPIFRHFEACDEIWHAGDIGNLLTFEKLEKFKPLRAVFGNIDGHEIRQCCAELNRFKLEDADVLIKHIVGYPGRYDASMKDVLVQNPPKLLIAGHSHILKVMYDKKHQLLFINPGAAGISGFHKVRTLIRLSIEEGQFKDLEVIEIQK encoded by the coding sequence TTGAAACGAATTGGAATTCTTTCCGACACGCATGGACATCTGGACGAACCTATTTTCAGGCATTTTGAGGCTTGCGACGAGATATGGCATGCGGGAGACATTGGTAACCTGCTTACCTTCGAAAAGCTTGAAAAATTCAAGCCGCTGCGTGCGGTGTTTGGCAACATCGATGGTCATGAAATCAGGCAGTGCTGTGCTGAATTAAACCGGTTTAAGCTTGAGGATGCTGATGTACTTATCAAGCACATTGTGGGTTACCCGGGGCGGTACGATGCCTCGATGAAAGATGTGTTAGTTCAAAATCCTCCAAAATTGCTGATTGCCGGTCACTCGCACATTTTAAAGGTCATGTACGACAAGAAGCACCAACTCCTTTTTATCAATCCTGGTGCAGCAGGCATAAGTGGTTTTCATAAGGTACGTACGCTTATCCGGCTTTCCATCGAAGAGGGTCAGTTTAAAGACCTCGAGGTAATTGAGATACAAAAATAG